The following proteins come from a genomic window of Metarhizium brunneum chromosome 2, complete sequence:
- the TANGO2 gene encoding Transport and Golgi organization protein 2 encodes MCIVLFTTAHPDYPLILIDNRDEFILRPTSRPHWWTHPTSGEQVLSSRDLQRAEKGTWLGITKSGIFAVLTNYREANAHDARHPVHGRKSRGAVVTAWLAGLGGSIKDGVEHLVKDDGVKGVGGFSLVCGRLRRKGEGVAIVSNRAGRADEVPVVAEQRGETWGLSNTTFDAEAAWPKVELGTRMLREAVASAVEHRHGEEDLVQALFGVLDTDTFPAARPGASFEELTGLLRHTIFVPEVGDESHLESMEAARAKGRAAWVADEGKLRAVEEILLEQQPEVSAQAANGFETGMYGTQRQTVVLVDWDGNVKVVERALWDRNGHSIARGDGDVVFEFAIEGWDGDSHDDGQ; translated from the coding sequence ATGTGCATAGTGCTCTTTACCACGGCACATCCCGACTACCCCCTCATTCTGATCGACAACAGGGACGAGTTCATCCTGCGCCCGACATCCCGGCCTCACTGGTGGACGCACCCAACCTCTGGCGAGCAGGTGCTGTCGTCTCGAGACCTCCAGCGCGCAGAAAAGGGCACCTGGCTGGGCATAACCAAGTCGGGGATATTCGCCGTCCTGACCAACTACCGCGAGGCCAACGCCCACGACGCCAGGCACCCCGTCCACGGGAGGAAGAGCCGCGGCGCCGTGGTGACGGCCTggctggccgggctggggggcagcatcaaggacggcgtcgagcacctcgtcaaggacgacggcgtcaagggcgTCGGGGGGTTCTCCCTGGTCTGCGGCCGGCTGAGGAGAAAGGGGGAGGGCGTGGCCATCGTCAGCAACAGGGCCGGGCGCGCCGACGAGGTGCCCGTCGTGGCCGAGCAGAGGGGGGAGACGTGGGGGTTGAGCAACACCACCTTTGACGCCGAGGCCGCGTGGCCAAAGGTCGAGCTGGGCACCAGGATGCTCCGCGAGGCTGTGGCGAGCGCCGTCGAGCACAGGCACGGCGAGGAGGACCTGGTTCAGGCGCTGTTCGGGGTGCTCGACACCGACACCTTCCCCGCGGCCCGGCCGGGCGCGAGCTTCGAGGAGCTGACGGGCCTCCTGCGGCACACCATTTTCGTGCCCGAGGTGGGCGACGAGAGCCATCTCGAGTCCATGGAGGCGGCGCGCGCAAAGGGCAGGGCGGCGTGGGTCGCGGACGAGGGCAAGCTacgcgccgtcgaggagatTCTGCTGGAGCAGCAGCCCGAGGTGAGCGCGCAGGCGGCCAACGGCTTCGAGACGGGCATGTACGGCACGCAGAGGCAGACGGTGGTGCTGGTCGATTGGGACGGAAACGTAAAGGTCGTGGAAAGGGCATTGTGGGATCGCAACGGACATAGCATCGCGCGCGGGGACGGCGACGTCGTGTTTGAGTTTGCCATTGAGGGTTGGGACGGTGACAGTCACGACGACGGACAATAA
- the tfb2 gene encoding General transcription and DNA repair factor IIH subunit tfb2, which translates to MSVNPAPSLQLADYLEKLPGTTFRKLYQQPSTAFAIFRRMLPHLAKTLVMRILYMPKPMPLSDLDLWVKPDAKRQRDHAISTLKGLHIIQISMPSKEKPQEMQLTTNFKNSLRLALTGGGEHNSFGVPSTLLVPPEIDTPFLDRYARKRWEDILHFVVSSVGYKSTGDVSGPNKSVKELLIAGRLVDRRPNGTIGITQAGFTFLLQEPNAQVWTLLLLWLEASETNKAAGLETVDMLSFLFVLASLELGRAYDTNALTEQRKNMLPSLLDFGLIYIPQHKRSMFFPTRLATTLTSGGSSLRTISEGVAAATAAATTTAGGSSSQSGSGGAGGPLGPSADQKGSVIVETNYRIYAYTQSTLQIAVLALFCKLNMRFPDMVAGRVTRTSIHQAINFGISADQIISYLAAHAHEQMHRSAALANKPILPPTVVDQIRLWQLENERMKTTGGFLFRDFEDHKEFLDTARFAEEIGVLVWRSDKSGMFFANKYEQIRDYLKSRKRIE; encoded by the exons ATGTCCGTCAACCCAGCGCCATCCCTGCAGCTCGCAGACTACCTCGAGAAGCTGCCCGGCACCACCTTTAGAAAGCTGTACCAGCAGCCCTCGACGGCGTTTGCCATTTTTCGGCGCATGCTGCCGCATCTAG CCAAGACACTCGTTATGCGCATCCTCTACATGCCCAAGCCGATGCCTCTCAGCGACCTCGACCTTTGGGTGAAGCCAGACGCGAagag ACAGCGAGACCATGCCATCTCGACCCTCAAAGGCCTCCACATTATCCAAATCTCCATGCCGTCCAAGGAGAAGCCCCAGGAAATGCAGCTGACAACCAACTTCAAAAACTCCCTGCGGCTGGCCCTCACCGGCGGAGGCGAACACAACTCGTTTGGCGTGCCGTCGACGCTCCTCGTCCCACCCGAGATCGACACGCCCTTCCTCGACCGCTACGCGCGCAAGAGGTGGGAGGACATTCTGCACTTTGTCGTCTCCAGCGTCGGATACAAGAGCACGGGCGACGTGTCGGGCCCCAACAAGAGCGTCAAGGAGCTCCTCATCGCAGGCAGGCTGGTCGACCGCCGCCCCAACGGCACCATCGGCATCACGCAGGCCGGCTTCACCTTCCTGCTGCAGGAGCCAAACGCACAGGTCTGgaccctgctgctgctctggctcGAGGCCAGCGAGACGAACAAGGCGGCCGGCCTCGAGACGGTTGACATGCTCTcgttcctcttcgtcctggCGAGCCTCGAGCTCGGCCGCGCCTACGACACAAACGCCCTCACCGAGCAGCGCAAGAACATGctcccctccctcctcgACTTCGGCCTCATCTACATCCCGCAGCACAAGCGGTCCATGTTCTTCCCGACCCGGCTCGCCACCACCCTTACCAGCGGCGGGAGCAGCCTGCGCACCATTAGCGAGggcgtggccgccgcgaccgccgccgcgacgACTACAGCCGGCGGCTCTTCGTCGCAGTCGGGCTCGGGCGGAGCGGGCGGGCCCCTCGGCCCCTCGGCCGACCAAAAGGGCAGCGTCATCGTCGAGACCAACTACCGCATCTACGCCTACACCCAGTCCACGCTGCAGATTGCCGTCCTCGCACTCTTCTGCAAGCTTAACATGCGGTTCCCCGACATGGTCGCCGGCCGCGTGACCCGCACCTCCATCCACCAGGCCATCAACTTTGGCATCAGCGCCGACCAAATCATTTCCTACCTGGCCGCCCATGCGCACGAGCAGATGCACCGCagcgccgccctcgccaacaAGCCCATCCTGCCGCCCACCGTCGTCGACCAGATTCGCCTGTGGCAGCTGGAAAACGAACGCATGAAGACGACGGGCGGCTTCTTGTTTCGTGATTTCGAGGACCATAAGGAGTTTCTGGATACCGCGCGGTTCGCGGAGGAAATCGGCGTCTTGGTTTGGAGGAGCGACAAGTCGGGCATGTTTTTTGCCAACAAGTACGAGCAGATTAGGGATTATTTGAAGAGCAGGAAGCGTATCGAATAG
- the FAXDC2_0 gene encoding Fatty acid hydroxylase domain-containing protein 2 has product MTVALNVAQLWAQLVATHDPYTIDIVGNLVVQFIFWWLPCLFFVSLDALAPAFSARHKIQPAPRQPTAREIRNAALVSLRNQAMVLAAQAALAWYGSSGGHGRGPAVRVEPGLPSAAELARDAALCMAGREVLFYYAHRLFHVRWLYQRVHKVHHRFTAPVAFASQYAHPAEHLLANVLPVALPPMLLRVHVVTMWVFVACQLVETATVHSGYDFLRGLARKHDRHHERFNVYFGGIGVLDWWHGTDERGGPKAGRKAD; this is encoded by the coding sequence ATGACGGTGGCCCTCAACGTCGCGCAGCTGTGGGCGCAGCTGGTGGCCACGCACGACCCCTACACAATCGACATTGTAGGCAATTTGGTGGTGCAATTTATATTCTGGTGGCTCCcctgcctgttcttcgtgTCGCTGGACGCCCTGGCGCCGGCCTTCTCGGCGCGGCACAAGATCCAGCCGGCGCCCAGGCAGCCGACGGCGCGGGAGATACGCAACGCGGCGCTCGTCTCGCTACGCAACCAGGCCATGGTGCTCGCGGCGCAGGCGGCGCTGGCCTGGTACGGGTCGTCCGGCGGGCACGGGCGGGGGCCGGCGGTGCGGGTGGAGCCCGGGCTcccgtcggcggcggagcTCGCGCGCGACGCGGCGCTCTGCATGGCCGGGCGCGAGGTGCTCTTCTACTACGCGCACCGGCTGTTCCACGTGCGCTGGCTCTACCAGCGCGTCCACAAGGTCCACCACCGCTTCACGGCGCCCGTGGCCTTTGCCTCGCAGTACGCGCACCCCGCGGAGCACCTGCTGGCGAACGTGCTGCCGGTGGCGCTGCCGCCGATGCTGCTGCGCGTGCACGTCGTGACCATGTGGGTGTTTGTGGCGTGCCAGCTCGTCgagacggcgacggtgcACAGCGGCTACGATTTCCTGCGCGGGCTGGCGAGGAAGCACGACCGGCATCATGAGCGGTTCAATGTCTACTTTGGCGGTATTGGCGTGTTGGACTGGTGGCATGGGACGGACGAGAGGGGCGGGCCGAAGGCGGGAAGGAAGGCTGATTAG
- the LRRC40 gene encoding Leucine-rich repeat-containing protein 40: MDGPRDRPSGIPRLSRLPVPRSSVPKTAPLASASTSTTTPVRPKASRDSLGGGELNPPKLRPVASRDQLRNSVGVVGNRGSPLRSVSSRDQLRSSTLQPIKTKPQLNQTQRKPRSPSSQQRASSTTPQPLAIDVSSNAANEDEWDHSPTQNPHASSPSTLSGNAAELGGEAIFQGDSLDCDQTAFHTFQTPSTRRSKPGPSLAERTMETLAQIPPSPALSKTSSSFFDQGRPRSRADGGNSRPGSSYNSDGFGRASSRQGSRPGSSAGQDDSSALFRASVNPFKTTLSAISGTPRRTSAISVANTPQTRAASNRALLVSTTKLGNTGISYIQDAVRSTSPEKKMFEKGSIRSGSKSVASRSTKPRASTAGLFKKPSLPSMPKAAGAPSESWDGAILPSSSVSGPTDSAPLTNRKSSAALREQIAKAKAAKRAAVRQASENHGSNGLHTTSSTVTNGFDLEHDDPFNLSKGEKPSVKVLQQRVTSARTTGRLNIAALGLKEIPEEVMKMYDLESISSYGGTWAESVDLTRLVAADNDIERLDDNIFPDTSPEAFDEQEEGQGSIFGGLETLDMHGNLLADVPVGFRRLANLTSLNLSSNKLENSSLDIISQIGSLRDLKLSKNQLSGPLNSALMKLGSLEMLDVHGNSISALPPDIENMQHLRILNMNENRLESLPFDSLSKLPLTELSVRKNKLSGVLIQQPVESLPCLQTLDASANQLTHLIPVDTVISLPVIHAISLSVNRLQCLPDMSTWTNLLTLAVDENHIANIPDSFIGLQKLRHADFASNDVRIVPPEIARMQSLSMIRLTGNPLRDRKLISAATDELKEILAGRLEPPPPYQEPGHPTTITGLMGSLSEIDDRLKTVGDMDTFPPSNDGDVRSDVEDDFTTPPTSAPHTPNRSRSQTVVKDVWFVKSGGLLDLSRSDMSSLNPNTCSTVASQNQVRQIQLHHNPIASIPIALGAFGSTLSFLSLAYAQIAGDSYLTETLDLPALRELSLLSNQITSLNPVTKFLKAPSLEKMDVTLNRVTSLPTSLKQAFPQLSVLLMASNQLSELDPEWIRGLKIVDASSNNIGQLTPRLGLLGGVDGLQRLEVAGNRFRVPRWTILERGTEATLRWLRERLPTEEMAAWRAANGEDSGEDID, encoded by the exons ATGGACGGCCCCAGAGACCGCCCAAGTGGCATTCCCCGCCTGTCTCGACTCCCTGTACCACGATCAAGCGTCCCGAAGACTGCCCCTTTGGCCTcagcctcgacctcgacaacTACACCGGTTCGTCCCAAAGCTTCTAGAGACAGTCTTGGTGGAGGGGAGCTAAATCCGCCAAAATTGAGACCCGTTGCATCGCGAGATCAACTTCGCAACAGCGTAGGCGTTGTCGGCAACAGAGGCAGCCCATTGCGATCGGTATCCTCACGAGATCAGCTTCGCTCGAGCACACTTCAACCTATAAAGACCAAGCCGCAACTCAACCAGACTCAGAGAAAACCAAGGAGTCCAAGCTCTCAACAGCGAGCTAGTTCAACCACACCACAGCCTTTAGCCATTGATGTTTCTTCCAATGCCGCCAACGAAGACGAGTGGGATCATTCACCCACGCAAAACCCGCATGCTTCTAGCCCGAGCACCTTATCCGGCAATGCGGCTGAGCTTGGTGGTGAAGCCATTTTTCAGGGTGATTCACTGGACTGCGATCAGACAGCTTTCCACACTTTCCAGACTCCCAGCACTCGGAGGTCCAAGCCGGGGCCCTCCTTAGCAGAGCGCACTATGGAAACCCTGGCACAGATTCCGCCATCCCCAGCGTTGAGCAAAACTTCATCGTCGTTTTTCGACCAAGGGCGACCAAGATCACGAGCAGACGGGGGAAATTCTAGGCCGGGCTCCAGCTACAACTCTGATGGGTTTGGAAGAGCATCGTCCCGACAAGGAAGTCGACCGGGCTCTAGTGCTGGGCAAGATGACTCTTCTGCATTATTTCGTGCCTCTGTGAATCCGTTTAAAACCACTTTATCAGCCATCAGTGGCACTCCACGAAGGACTTCCGCTATTAGTGTTGCAAACACTCCACAGACCAGAGCGGCTTCGAACCGTGCTTTGCTTGTGTCTACGACCAAGTTGGGAAATACGGGTATATCGTATATACAAGACGCTGTGCGAAGCACTAGCCCTGAGAAGAAGATGTTCGAAAAAGGCTCCATCAGGTCCGGCTCCAAGTCGGTCGCTTCAAGATCAACGAAACCTCGAGCGTCGACTGCCGGTCTATTCAAAAAGCCTTCCCTCCCTTCAATGCCCAAGGCTGCAGGCGCTCCATCAGAATCTTGGGATGGTGCCATCCTTCCCTCATCATCCGTTTCAGGCCCCACGGACTCTGCACCCCTGACAAATCGAAAGTCTTCGGCAGCACTGCGAGAACAGatcgccaaggccaaggcagccaagcgCGCTGCTGTAAGACAGGCATCTGAAAATCATGGATCAAACGGTCTACATACCACGTCATCAACTGTTACAAATGGCTTTGACCTGGAACATGATGACCCTTTCAATCTAAGCAAGGGAGAGAAACCGAGCGTTAAAGTATTGCAGCAACGAGTGACTTCTGCACGCACCACAGGCAGGTTGAATATCGCCGCTTTGGGATTGAAGGAAATTCCAGAAGAAGTCATGAAAATGTACGATCTGGAGAGCATCAGCAGTTATGGTGGCACCTGGGCGGAGAGCGTAGACCTTACGAGGCTCGTTGCAGCGGATAACGATATCGAGCGCTTAGACGACAACATCTTTCCAGACACGAGCCCAGAGGCATTCGACGAGCAAGAGGAAGGACAGGGCAGCATATTTGGTGGATTAGAGACGCTAGATATGCACGGAAACCTGCTTGCAGATGTTCCTGTTGGGTTTCGGCGTCTTGCGAACCTGACGTCGCTCAATCTT TCTTCCAATAAGCTTGAAAACAGTAGTCTAGATATAATATCTCAAATCGGCTCTCTCCGAGACCTGAAACTGTCCAAAAACCAGTTGTCTGGCCCATTAAACTCGGCGTTGATGAAGTTGGGTTCCCTGGAGATGCTCGATGTTCACGGAAATAGCATCTCTGCTTTGCCTCCCGATATCGAGAATATGCAGCACCTCCGCATCCTGAATATGAATGAGAATAGACTAGAAAGTCTGCCTTTCGACAGTTTGTCAAAGCTTCCTTTGACAGAACTATCTGTGAGAAAGAACAAGCTTTCGGGTGTGCTCATTCAGCAGCCGGTTGAATCTCTCCCCTGCTTGCAAACCCTCGACGCCTCAGCAAACCAATTGACTCACCTGATACCTGTGGACACCGTCATCAGCCTCCCAGTAATTCATGCTATTTCATTATCGGTCAACAGGCTGCAATGCCTCCCAGATatgtcgacttggacaaaTCTCCTAACATTAGCTGTTGATGAGAACCACATTGCCAACATCCCAGACAGTTTTATCGGCTTGCAAAAACTACGTCACGCAGATTTTGCTAGCAATGACGTACGGATAGTGCCACCAGAGATTGCCAGAATGCAAAGCCTCTCCATGATCCGGTTAACGGGCAATCCGTTAAGAGATCGCAAATTAATCTCGGCTGCAACGGACGAGCTGAAGGAGATCTTGGCTGGTCGCCTGGAGCCGCCACCTCCCTATCAAGAGCCTGGACACCCTACCACAATCACGGGCTTGATGGGTAGTCTTTCGGAAATCGATGACAGACTCAAGACGGTTGGCGATATGGACACATTCCCTCCCAGTAACGATGGGGATGTTCGATCTGACGTGGAAGACGACTTCACCACACCGCCCACTTCTGCCCCGCACACTCCGAATCGGTCACGATCACAGACAGTCGTGAAAGACGTCTGGTTCGTCAAGTCAGGAGGCTTGTTGGACTTGTCGAGATCCGATATGTCGTCTTTGAATCCCAATACCTGCTCCACGGTCGCTTCGCAGAATCAAGTGCGCCAAATCCAACTACATCATAACCCTATTGCCTCCATCCCAATTGCACTTGGCGCATTTGGCTCAACTTTATCGTTTCTATCTTTGGCATATGCACAAATAGCTGGCGACTCGTACCTAACAGAAACGCTTGACCTACCCGCTCTACGGGAACTGAGCCTATTGTCAAATCAAATCACAAGCTTGAACCCCGTGACAAAGTTCCTGAAGGCACCgagcttggagaagatggacgtCACTCTCAATCGCGTGACTTCGCTCCCTACGAGTTTGAAGCAAGCCTTTCCGCAGCTGTCCGTGCTATTAATGGCAAGCAATCAATTATCAGAGCTCGATCCCGAGTGGATTCGGGGGCTGAAGATCGTCGATGCCTCTAGCAATAATATTGGCCAGCTAACCCCCAGGCTTGGTCTCCTTGGTGGTGTCGACGGACTACAACGATTGGAGGTTGCCGGCAATCGATTTAGAGTGCCGAGGTGGACCATCCTTGAAAGGGGGACCGAGGCCACGCTGAGATGGTTACGAGAAAGACTTCCGACTGAAGAAATGGCCGCTTGGAGGGCGGCCAACGGTGAAGATAGCGGAGAAGATATAGACTAA
- the Acaa1b gene encoding 3-ketoacyl-CoA thiolase B, peroxisomal, translating into MASPRGVANILAKSPADVVILSSVRTPVTRAYKGGLKDAYPEELLACVLKHVRERSVPGTDLGALIEDVGVGVVLSELGGSKAARAAMNHVGYPSSTALFTVNRACSSSLQAVAAVAGEIRGGMARVAVAAGMESMTRNYASRAIPVDAWPALAASPVRDARDCLMPMGLTSENVAERYAVSRPDQDAFAAESHRRAAAARHAGLFDAEIVPVATRFQELDRQGAKVGAEQRLTVARDDGIRENVSVEALARLKPAFKPGGASTAGNSSQVSDGAAATLLMSRGTATRLGLSDRIIGKFVSAAVVGCAPDEMGIGPALAIPKLLASHGLAVGDVDRWEINEAFASQALYCLRKLGLEDAWAAGRVNPTGGAIALGHPLGATGARMTSTLVHGMRRDGHDLGVVSMCVGTGMGMAGLFAREA; encoded by the coding sequence ATGGCAAGCCCCCGAGGCGTGGCCAACATCCTCGCCAAGTCGCCGGCCGACGTGGTCATCCTCTCGTCGGTCCGCACACCCGTCACGCGCGCCTACAAGGGCGGCCTCAAGGACGCGTACCCGGAGGAGCTGCTCGCGTGCGTGCTCAAGCATGTGCGGGAGCGCAGCGTGCCGGGGACGGACCTGGGCGCGCTGATCGAGgacgtgggcgtgggcgtggtgCTCTCGGAGCTGGGGGGCTCCAAGGCGGCGCGCGCGGCCATGAACCACGTCGGGTACCCGAGCTCGACGGCCCTCTTCACCGTCAACCGGgcgtgctcgtcgtcgctgcaggccgtggccgccgtggccggcgAGATCCGGGGCGGCATGGCgcgcgtcgccgtcgccgcgggCATGGAGAGCATGACGCGCAACTACGCCAGCCGCGCCATCCCCGTCGACGCCTGGCCCGCgctggccgcctcgcccgTCCGCGACGCCAGGGACTGCCTCATGCCCATGGGCCTGACGAGCGAGAACGTCGCCGAGCGCTACGCCGTCTCGCGCCCGGACCAGGACGCCTTCGCCGCCGAGTCGCaccgccgcgccgccgccgcccgccacGCCGGCCTCTTCGACGCCGAGATCGTCCCCGTCGCCACGCGCTTCCAGGAGCTCGACCGCCAGGGGGCCAAGGTCGGCGCCGAGCAGCGCCTCACCGTCGCCAGGGACGACGGCATCCGCGAAAACGTCTCCGTCGAGGCGCTCGCCCGCCTGAAGCCCGCCTTCAAGCCGGGCGGCGCCTCGACCGCCGGCAACTCGAGCCAGGTCTcggacggcgccgccgcgacGCTGCTCATGAGCAGGGGCACCGCCACGCGCCTCGGCCTGTCGGACCGTATTATCGGCAAGTTTGTGTCcgcggccgtcgtcggctgCGCCCCCGACGAGATGGGCATCGGGCCCGCCCTCGCCATCCCCAAGCTGCTGGCGTCGcatggcctggccgtcgGCGACGTGGACAGGTGGGAGatcaacgaggcctttgcAAGCCAGGCGCTTTATTGTTTGAGAAAGCTGGGCCTGGAGGACGCCTGGGCCGCCGGCAGGGTGAATCCGACCGGTGGTGCTATCGCCTTGGGTCATCCCCTCGGGGCCACGGGCGCCAGGATGACGAGTACCTTGGTGCATGGCATGAGGCGGGATGGTCACGATTTGGGCGTTGTGAGTATGTGTGTTGGGAccggcatgggcatggctGGCCTGTTTGCGAGGGAGGCGTGA